The Natranaerobius trueperi DNA window GTAGTTAAATAATGAATGTTAATACAAATCATAGTTTTTTAAGTATAAGGCAAACTTTGCAAGTTGTGCCCCTGTATTTGATATTTATGTAACCTAATTATTTTCTTATACGTGGTGTTAGTATAGTTTTATGGACACATTTTAGTTAAGTCTATAAAATAGAGGTAAGAAAGGATGTGTCCAATAATGGGTAAAAACTATAGTGACGATTTCAAAAAAACAGTTGTAGATTTGTATCACTCAGGTACTTCTGTAAAGGACCTGTCGAGCGAATATGGCGTAACGGAAGTTACTATTTATAAATGGATCAA harbors:
- a CDS encoding transposase, whose amino-acid sequence is MGKNYSDDFKKTVVDLYHSGTSVKDLSSEYGVTEVTIYKWI